From Delphinus delphis chromosome X, mDelDel1.2, whole genome shotgun sequence, a single genomic window includes:
- the APLN gene encoding apelin, whose amino-acid sequence MNLRLCVQALLLLWLSLSAVCGGPLLQTSDGKGMEEGTIRHLVQPRGPRSGPGPWQGGRRKFRRQRPRLSHKGPMPF is encoded by the exons ATGAATCTGCGGCTCTGCGTGCAGGCGCTCCTGCTGCTCTGGCTCTCCTTGAGCGCGGTGTGTGGAG GGCCCCTGCTGCAGACTTCTGACGGGAAGGGGATGGAGGAAGGCACCATCCGCCACCTGGTGCAGCCCAGAGGGCCGAGGAGCGGCCCAGGGCCCTGGCAGGGAGGTCGGAGGAAGTTCCGCCGCCAGCGGCCGCGCCTCTCCCATAAGGGCCCCATGCCTTTCTGA